The following proteins are co-located in the Planococcus plakortidis genome:
- the pth gene encoding aminoacyl-tRNA hydrolase produces the protein MKMIIGLGNPGKAYEETRHNIGFHVIDRLASDWNAPLTQSKFKGMYSVVHRPEGKVMLVKPLTYMNLSGECVGPLMDYYNVDMEDIVVIYDDLDLPAGQLRLRQKGSAGGHNGIKSLIQHLGTQQFNRMRIGISRPPSGMKVPDYVLARFRDDEKPLMKEAVVKSADACNYWLSKPFIEVMNEYNG, from the coding sequence ATGAAAATGATCATCGGCCTGGGGAATCCAGGAAAAGCATATGAAGAAACCCGCCATAATATCGGCTTCCATGTCATCGACCGGTTGGCGAGTGACTGGAACGCACCGCTCACGCAGTCCAAGTTCAAAGGGATGTATTCCGTTGTCCATCGCCCGGAAGGCAAAGTGATGCTCGTCAAGCCGCTCACTTACATGAATTTATCGGGCGAATGCGTCGGCCCCTTGATGGATTATTACAATGTCGATATGGAAGACATTGTCGTCATCTACGACGATCTGGATTTGCCGGCAGGACAACTTCGCTTGCGCCAAAAAGGCAGTGCGGGTGGGCATAACGGCATCAAATCGCTCATCCAGCATCTCGGCACGCAGCAGTTCAACCGGATGCGTATCGGCATTAGCCGGCCGCCTAGCGGTATGAAGGTGCCAGATTACGTACTTGCCCGGTTCCGCGACGATGAGAAGCCGCTAATGAAAGAAGCGGTCGTAAAAAGTGCGGATGCGTGCAATTACTGGCTGTCGAAACCATTTATTGAAGTCATGAATGAATACAACGGATAA
- the ispE gene encoding 4-(cytidine 5'-diphospho)-2-C-methyl-D-erythritol kinase, translated as MLYVKAPAKINLTLDVLYKRPDNYHEIEMIMTTVDLADRIGLQGTAKGIHIQSADRFVPNDSRNLAYQAAQLIKDTFNIKTGVIISLDKQIPVAAGLAGGSSDAAATLKGLNELWQLNLSLDELAELGAKIGSDVSFCVYGGTALATGRGEVIEELPAPPHCWVILAKPSLGVSTADVYGAFDPDKADHPDTQAMIAALREGDYEAMCDNLGNALESVTMNMHPEVGQIKEHMLKFGADAVLMSGSGPTVFGLVNQEARIPRIYNGLRGFCSEVYAVRLLGDREPLA; from the coding sequence ATGCTCTATGTAAAAGCGCCTGCCAAAATCAATTTAACACTGGACGTGTTATACAAGCGTCCGGATAATTACCATGAAATCGAAATGATCATGACCACCGTTGACTTGGCGGACCGGATCGGCCTCCAGGGGACAGCGAAAGGCATACATATCCAGTCGGCGGACCGTTTCGTGCCGAATGACTCGCGCAACTTGGCGTACCAGGCTGCGCAATTGATCAAAGATACATTCAATATCAAAACGGGTGTCATCATCTCACTCGATAAGCAGATCCCTGTGGCTGCAGGGCTTGCCGGCGGCAGCAGTGATGCAGCGGCGACATTGAAAGGCCTTAACGAGTTGTGGCAATTGAATCTGTCGCTCGATGAGTTGGCGGAGCTTGGTGCGAAAATCGGCTCGGACGTGTCGTTTTGCGTATACGGCGGGACGGCGCTTGCGACAGGGCGTGGCGAGGTCATCGAAGAACTGCCGGCACCTCCGCATTGCTGGGTCATTCTTGCCAAACCATCGCTTGGCGTCTCGACGGCGGACGTCTACGGGGCATTCGATCCAGACAAAGCAGACCATCCCGATACGCAAGCGATGATTGCAGCGCTGCGTGAAGGCGATTACGAAGCGATGTGCGACAATCTCGGAAACGCACTCGAGAGCGTGACAATGAATATGCATCCCGAAGTCGGGCAGATCAAAGAACACATGCTTAAATTCGGCGCTGACGCGGTGCTCATGAGCGGCAGCGGCCCGACCGTCTTCGGTTTGGTCAATCAGGAAGCGCGCATTCCGCGCATCTACAATGGCCTTCGCGGCTTCTGTTCCGAAGTATATGCGGTGCGTTTGCTCGGTGACCGGGAGCCCCTTGCTTAA
- a CDS encoding RidA family protein, whose translation MKYVATDKAAAAIGPYSQGVISGDMFYSSGQIPLKADGELAQGGIAEQTHQVFANLQAVLEEAGSSLQHVIKTTVFIKDMNDFAELNSIYASYFGDHKPARSTVEVARLPKGVKVEIEVIAKVAQ comes from the coding sequence ATGAAATACGTAGCGACAGACAAAGCAGCAGCGGCAATCGGGCCGTATTCTCAAGGCGTCATTTCGGGGGACATGTTCTATAGTTCGGGGCAGATTCCGTTGAAAGCGGACGGAGAGCTCGCGCAAGGCGGCATTGCAGAACAGACGCACCAAGTGTTTGCCAATCTTCAGGCCGTTTTAGAGGAAGCGGGATCATCGCTTCAGCACGTCATCAAAACGACTGTGTTCATCAAAGATATGAACGATTTTGCAGAACTTAACTCTATTTATGCTTCTTATTTCGGTGACCACAAGCCCGCACGTTCCACTGTCGAAGTGGCACGCCTGCCAAAAGGTGTGAAAGTGGAAATTGAAGTCATTGCGAAAGTTGCACAATAA
- the glmU gene encoding bifunctional UDP-N-acetylglucosamine diphosphorylase/glucosamine-1-phosphate N-acetyltransferase GlmU has protein sequence MDNTYAVILAAGQGTRMKSKLYKVLHPVCGMPMVEHVTGNIHRLGVEKIVTIVGHGAEKVKDQLGDMSEYALQEEQLGTAHAVQQAAPLIEGKAGTTIVVCGDTPLIRPETMQALIDHHKESSAKATILTAIAEDPTGYGRIIRGAEGSVEKIVEQKDASAEEQAVTEINTGTYCFDNEALFDALKNVSNDNVQGEYYLPDVIEILQKQGEIVAAHATDSFEETLGVNDRVALSQAETFLRRRIAEQHMRAGVSIIDPATAYISAQAKIGADTVIHPNVTIEGDTVIGEDCVITSNTRIVDSTIGDRTEIRSSEVYDSTIGNDTAVGPFAHIRPQSALGNEVKIGNFVEVKKAELGTGSKVSHLSYIGDALVGSGVNIGCGTITVNYDGKNKHLTTIEDDSFIGCNSNLIAPVTIGKGSYVAAGSTISKDVPHDALAIARARQENKEGYASKLNRK, from the coding sequence ATGGATAATACATATGCGGTGATTTTGGCGGCCGGGCAAGGCACGCGGATGAAATCGAAATTGTATAAAGTACTTCACCCTGTGTGCGGCATGCCGATGGTAGAGCACGTGACGGGGAATATCCACCGCCTTGGCGTCGAGAAAATCGTCACGATCGTCGGGCACGGAGCGGAGAAAGTGAAGGACCAGTTGGGGGACATGAGCGAATATGCACTCCAGGAAGAGCAGCTCGGCACAGCCCACGCCGTGCAGCAAGCAGCGCCGCTGATCGAAGGCAAAGCTGGAACGACAATCGTCGTGTGCGGTGACACGCCATTGATCCGGCCCGAAACGATGCAGGCGCTCATCGACCATCACAAAGAATCAAGTGCGAAGGCAACCATCCTGACCGCCATCGCTGAAGACCCGACAGGCTACGGACGTATCATCCGTGGCGCTGAAGGAAGCGTCGAGAAGATCGTCGAGCAAAAAGACGCATCGGCTGAAGAGCAGGCCGTGACAGAGATCAATACAGGGACCTATTGCTTTGATAACGAAGCTTTGTTTGACGCCTTGAAAAATGTCTCGAACGACAATGTGCAAGGGGAGTATTATTTGCCGGACGTCATCGAGATTTTGCAGAAGCAGGGCGAGATCGTTGCGGCACACGCAACGGACAGCTTCGAAGAGACGCTCGGCGTCAACGACCGCGTGGCACTGAGCCAGGCGGAAACTTTCCTGCGCCGCCGCATCGCCGAACAGCATATGCGCGCTGGTGTATCGATCATCGACCCGGCGACTGCGTACATCAGTGCACAGGCGAAAATCGGGGCCGATACCGTCATCCACCCGAATGTCACCATCGAAGGCGACACGGTCATCGGGGAAGACTGCGTCATCACATCGAATACGCGCATCGTAGATAGCACGATCGGCGACCGGACGGAAATCCGCAGCTCTGAAGTGTATGACAGCACCATCGGCAACGATACGGCAGTCGGGCCATTCGCCCATATCCGCCCGCAATCCGCGCTCGGGAATGAAGTGAAGATCGGCAATTTCGTGGAAGTGAAAAAAGCCGAACTCGGCACGGGCAGCAAAGTATCCCATTTGAGCTATATCGGGGACGCGCTTGTCGGCAGCGGTGTCAATATCGGCTGTGGCACAATCACGGTCAATTACGATGGCAAGAACAAGCACCTCACGACCATTGAAGATGATTCGTTCATCGGCTGCAACTCGAATTTGATCGCACCGGTCACGATCGGCAAAGGCTCGTATGTCGCAGCTGGATCGACCATCTCGAAAGATGTGCCTCACGACGCTTTGGCGATTGCCAGAGCGCGCCAGGAAAATAAAGAAGGCTACGCAAGCAAACTAAACCGCAAATAA
- the veg gene encoding biofilm formation stimulator Veg encodes MPKTLAEIKKSLDLHLGKRLLLKANGGRKKTVERAGILRETYHSVFVIELDQDEHAFERVSYSYADILTEAVEITVFEGTEDALVVK; translated from the coding sequence ATGCCCAAAACTTTGGCGGAGATTAAAAAGTCATTAGACCTGCATTTAGGGAAAAGGTTGCTGTTAAAAGCAAACGGAGGTCGCAAAAAGACGGTAGAACGTGCCGGAATTCTGCGTGAAACCTATCACTCCGTGTTCGTGATTGAATTGGATCAAGATGAACATGCATTTGAACGTGTATCTTATAGCTACGCGGACATCTTAACTGAAGCAGTGGAAATCACTGTCTTTGAAGGAACAGAAGACGCACTTGTCGTTAAATAA
- the rsmA gene encoding 16S rRNA (adenine(1518)-N(6)/adenine(1519)-N(6))-dimethyltransferase RsmA: MTKDIATPIRTQEIMAKHGLTFKKSLGQNFLIDPNILRKIVSQAGLTKDSAAIEIGPGIGALTEHLARDAGKVLAFEIDQRLLPVLADTLSPYDNVKVIHSDILKADVEQAIQQELAGFDDIMVVANLPYYVTTPIILKLLLEKLPIRGLVVMLQKEVAERITAKPGTKAYGSLSIAIQYYTEADYAMTVPKSVFMPQPNVDSAVIRMIKRPEPIVKVIDEDFFFLVTRGSFVQRRKTILNNLQSAMPNGKAKKDLILQALDEAGIDPARRGETLSIKEFGLLSDKLYPHFH; encoded by the coding sequence ATGACTAAAGATATAGCAACACCGATCCGCACACAAGAGATTATGGCGAAACACGGCCTGACGTTCAAGAAGAGCCTTGGCCAGAACTTCTTGATCGACCCGAATATTTTACGCAAAATTGTCTCACAAGCGGGTCTCACGAAAGACTCGGCCGCCATTGAAATCGGCCCAGGAATCGGTGCATTAACCGAACATTTGGCGAGGGACGCCGGGAAAGTATTGGCATTTGAAATCGACCAGCGGCTATTGCCGGTGCTCGCAGACACCCTATCGCCTTATGACAATGTCAAAGTGATTCATTCCGATATTTTGAAAGCGGATGTCGAACAAGCCATACAACAAGAACTGGCCGGGTTTGACGACATCATGGTTGTCGCCAATTTGCCTTATTATGTAACGACGCCGATCATCCTCAAATTATTGCTAGAAAAGCTGCCGATCCGGGGGCTTGTCGTCATGCTCCAAAAAGAAGTAGCGGAGCGTATCACGGCGAAACCCGGAACGAAAGCTTATGGCTCTTTGTCGATCGCCATCCAGTACTATACGGAAGCCGACTACGCCATGACGGTGCCGAAGTCGGTATTCATGCCCCAGCCGAATGTCGACTCCGCGGTCATCCGCATGATCAAACGGCCGGAACCGATCGTGAAGGTCATTGATGAAGACTTTTTCTTCTTGGTGACGCGCGGGTCATTCGTCCAGCGCCGCAAGACGATCCTCAACAACCTGCAAAGCGCCATGCCGAACGGGAAAGCGAAAAAAGACCTCATTTTGCAGGCGCTCGACGAAGCCGGCATCGACCCAGCGCGCCGCGGCGAGACGCTCAGCATCAAGGAATTCGGATTGTTGTCCGATAAATTGTATCCGCATTTCCATTGA
- the purR gene encoding pur operon repressor: MKWKRSERLVDMTHYLLEHPHQLIPLTYFSDLYQSAKSSISEDLGIVKETFEEKGIGLLVTVPGASGGVKYVPKMRDAEVRQVMDELITELSQSDRLLPGGYLYMTDVLGNPQMMNRVGKVFASAFADEKIDAIMTVATKGIPIAQATARHLNVPVVIVRRDSKVTEGSTVSINYVSGSTRRIQTMVLSKRSMKSGQRVLITDDFMKVGGTMNGMKNLLEEFDCTLAGVAVLVEAEHADERLVEKYLSLVKLDEVSEKDRTITLRAGNYFEGAD, encoded by the coding sequence GTGAAATGGAAGCGCAGTGAACGCTTGGTCGATATGACGCATTATCTATTGGAACATCCGCATCAATTGATTCCGTTGACATATTTCTCGGATCTGTATCAATCGGCAAAGTCTTCGATCAGCGAGGACTTGGGCATTGTCAAAGAAACTTTTGAAGAAAAAGGTATCGGCCTATTGGTGACCGTGCCGGGCGCTTCAGGCGGCGTCAAATACGTGCCGAAGATGAGGGACGCCGAGGTTCGCCAGGTCATGGATGAATTGATTACCGAATTGAGCCAGTCGGACCGGTTGTTGCCGGGCGGTTATTTGTATATGACCGATGTGCTCGGCAATCCCCAAATGATGAACCGCGTCGGGAAAGTATTCGCCAGCGCATTTGCGGATGAGAAAATCGATGCCATCATGACGGTCGCAACAAAAGGTATCCCGATTGCACAGGCCACTGCGCGCCATTTGAATGTGCCGGTCGTCATCGTCCGCCGCGACAGCAAAGTGACGGAAGGCTCCACGGTCAGCATCAATTACGTCTCGGGTTCCACGCGGCGCATCCAGACGATGGTGCTGTCGAAACGCAGCATGAAAAGCGGCCAGCGCGTGCTCATCACCGACGATTTCATGAAAGTCGGCGGCACGATGAATGGCATGAAAAATTTGCTCGAGGAATTCGATTGCACATTGGCTGGCGTTGCCGTGCTCGTCGAAGCGGAGCACGCGGATGAGCGTCTCGTGGAGAAATACTTATCGCTTGTCAAATTGGATGAAGTCAGTGAAAAAGACCGGACCATCACTTTGAGAGCCGGAAATTATTTTGAAGGAGCGGATTAA
- a CDS encoding 50S ribosomal protein L25/general stress protein Ctc, translated as MATKMTAAKRETGKPHSALTELRGEGNVPGVVYGYKMETTPITVSEIDLIKTLRESGRNGVISLDVDGKSTNVVLSDYQMDSLKGSFKHVDFLAINMSEEIDVDATVHLIGESPGEKEGGVVMQPNREVHIRVKPSDIPDSVDVDVSELAIGDSLSVSDIRDKFSFEILNDDDFLLVSVTAPRTEEELEELETADEGEGEPEVIGDKEEEAAGEEKTDGEEKE; from the coding sequence ATGGCTACTAAAATGACAGCAGCGAAACGGGAAACAGGAAAACCGCATTCGGCCCTGACCGAGTTGCGCGGCGAAGGCAATGTGCCTGGCGTCGTATACGGCTACAAGATGGAAACGACACCGATTACGGTCTCTGAGATCGACCTGATCAAAACTTTGCGTGAATCCGGGCGCAATGGCGTCATCAGCTTGGACGTCGACGGTAAGAGCACGAATGTCGTCTTGAGCGATTATCAAATGGATTCATTGAAAGGCAGTTTCAAGCACGTCGACTTCCTCGCAATCAATATGTCCGAGGAAATCGATGTGGATGCAACTGTCCACTTGATCGGCGAATCACCAGGAGAAAAAGAAGGTGGCGTCGTCATGCAGCCAAACCGCGAAGTGCATATTCGTGTCAAGCCGAGCGACATTCCGGATTCCGTCGATGTCGACGTCAGCGAGCTCGCAATCGGCGACTCGTTGTCAGTCAGCGATATCCGCGACAAGTTCAGCTTTGAAATCCTGAACGACGATGATTTCCTATTGGTCTCCGTTACAGCGCCACGCACTGAAGAAGAGCTGGAAGAGCTGGAAACGGCAGACGAAGGCGAAGGAGAGCCTGAAGTCATCGGCGACAAGGAAGAAGAAGCAGCCGGCGAAGAAAAAACCGACGGCGAAGAAAAAGAATAA
- the spoVG gene encoding septation regulator SpoVG, with amino-acid sequence MEVTDVRLRRVQTDGRMRAIASITLDNEFVVHDIRVIDGNDGLFVAMPSKRTPDGEFRDIAHPINSGTRNKLQEAVLVAYEQSEEQAVLENASI; translated from the coding sequence ATGGAAGTAACTGATGTAAGGTTGCGCCGTGTCCAGACGGATGGGCGTATGCGGGCAATCGCTTCAATCACGCTCGACAATGAATTCGTGGTACATGATATCCGCGTCATCGACGGCAATGACGGCTTGTTTGTGGCCATGCCGAGTAAACGGACGCCGGACGGGGAGTTCCGCGACATTGCGCATCCGATCAATTCGGGCACCCGCAATAAATTGCAGGAAGCCGTGCTTGTCGCATATGAACAAAGTGAAGAACAGGCAGTACTCGAGAATGCCAGTATCTGA
- a CDS encoding ribose-phosphate diphosphokinase: MGIQNTNSKLKIFSLNSNKELAEQIAEQVGLPLGKSSVTHFSDGEIQINIEESIRGCDVFIVQSTSQPVNENLMELLIMIDAVKRASARTVNVVIPYYGYARQDRKARSREPITAKLVANLLETAGATRVVVLDLHAPQIQGFFDILIDHLVAVPLLSDHFLNDSNIDLENVIIVSPDHGGVTRARKMADRLKAPIAIIDKRRPRPNVAEVMNIVGNVEGKTAIIIDDIIDTAGTISIAASALIESGAKEVYACCTHPVLSGPAVQRIQDSVIKELVVTNSIALPDEKKIDKIKQLTVAPLLAETIIRVHEQKSVSTLFD, from the coding sequence ATGGGCATTCAAAATACTAACTCGAAGTTGAAAATCTTTTCGTTGAACTCGAACAAGGAACTGGCTGAGCAAATCGCAGAGCAAGTGGGCTTGCCGCTTGGCAAAAGCTCGGTAACACATTTTAGCGACGGAGAAATCCAGATCAACATCGAAGAAAGCATCCGTGGCTGCGATGTGTTCATCGTCCAATCGACTTCACAGCCGGTCAACGAAAACTTGATGGAGCTATTGATCATGATCGATGCCGTCAAGCGTGCGTCTGCGCGTACCGTCAACGTCGTCATCCCGTACTACGGTTATGCACGCCAAGACCGCAAAGCACGTTCACGCGAGCCGATCACGGCAAAACTCGTCGCCAACCTGCTTGAGACAGCCGGCGCGACGCGTGTCGTCGTATTGGATCTTCACGCTCCGCAAATCCAAGGGTTCTTTGATATTTTGATTGACCATCTGGTAGCTGTACCACTCCTATCCGATCACTTCCTGAATGATTCCAATATCGATCTCGAAAACGTGATCATCGTGTCGCCTGACCACGGCGGCGTCACGCGCGCGCGCAAGATGGCGGACCGCCTGAAAGCGCCGATTGCGATCATCGATAAGCGCCGCCCGCGCCCGAATGTCGCCGAAGTCATGAACATCGTCGGGAATGTCGAAGGGAAAACAGCGATCATTATCGATGACATCATCGACACAGCCGGCACGATCTCGATTGCGGCGAGCGCATTGATCGAAAGCGGGGCCAAAGAAGTCTACGCTTGCTGTACGCACCCAGTACTTTCCGGCCCTGCCGTCCAGCGCATCCAGGATTCCGTCATCAAGGAACTGGTCGTAACCAACTCAATCGCTCTTCCGGACGAGAAGAAAATCGACAAGATCAAGCAATTGACGGTCGCACCGCTTCTTGCCGAAACGATCATCCGCGTGCACGAGCAGAAATCAGTCAGTACTTTGTTTGATTGA